One part of the Megachile rotundata isolate GNS110a chromosome 16, iyMegRotu1, whole genome shotgun sequence genome encodes these proteins:
- the LOC143266094 gene encoding uncharacterized protein LOC143266094 isoform X3: MQPGVTVVLATVWLYANVVGTASLNSSRFSLDQYSPLAPHHELYQRVGGQLDWKDQSPVGNQPFDLPIDPRRSSSASPWQSFESKYLDKDPFLARTRGNSAADDFSPLVEDKRHRKEFTERKIDGTKDPDQPAGALSELEDPFVADDTFQDQGPGSMEIYKLDLLREKSLLSSTPLTRYLLKGKGKAPKKTNVAWKTKTDFKSTSPKMFHKQSNSFDDLSTEVPPNSDPFSIGGVPELQVGCEGLEASDHKMKRSIEYRQRNTSPREVMDAMAGVTPISLDLDYDFSSIEEEEMDELLRLKKLETTTKGIKPNRGDMEATRYSDFDDKRLPEKLPVRGDLGKSNANSTGDQKTASDSDKPKREAEKSADSLVTAHQRRRILWFDESSSDEQVRNGGRPKRAIWGFGEDEGVVSSDELQTENQRRRQNYEWRRKEEERRRLEEAQRRDHTENRTNSEVERIRQEYERALEERARQEEERQRRLRQESRRRPQELADSRRYEPPSYEEERRRHEEAVRRQEEARRQREEQDRRNLEQRRREWMQKMRQAEEERRRQQSRNEPSNLLHPMRATPNESRPYYPEGRSREHSGHEQKLREYMQRNRPINPADREAELRRQEEERRRMEEERKLQDYIRRNQPVSVDESRDPRNRMTGPYNWSRYPGPDTGRRNHGPSAPTNIDPRSYVDERYRADARRMEEERQREQLRKEALRREEEARRLQSRRYEEQRKRLEAERREADRRRQPLIEEHARRSQAGRQENRPTYDDRIHFEEHRGRQDTSLIPANLVLNQSRRAMEMERQRQELQRQQQERWRLEAERRRQEDSRAKEAREREERARAMKEQWRRQEEARLNALPVSAKIIIQPAVGTYPRTNLTSRIGSGISFPDLRQRLLSPDSPGIPVPSAPAPTRRPPICASAVVQCCQSNSKRMVWCFEAMGCPGVNWDVNPCRISIINAAKQEIMKFYEESEGNN; encoded by the exons ATGCAGCCAGGGGTGACAGTGGTTCTGGCCACGGTCTGGCTCTACGCGAACGTGGTGGGGACAGCCAGCCTCAACTCCTCTCGCTTTTCCCTCGATCAATACTCCCCTTTAGCCCCGCACCATGAGCTTTACCAACGGGTTGGGGGCCAACTGGACTGGAAGGATCAGAGTCCTGTCGGGAATCAGCCGTTCGACCTTCCGATCGACCCGCGAAGGTCGAGCTCCG CATCCCCGTGGCAGTCCTTTGAGAGCAAGTACCTCGACAAGGATCCGTTTCTGGCGAGGACCAGGGGTAACAGCGCCGCCGACGATTTTTCACCTTTAGTCGAAGACAAGCGACATCGTAAAGAGTTCACGGAGCGGAAAATCGATGGCACAAAGGATCCAGATCAGCCAGCCGGAGCGCTGTCCGAATTGGAGGATCCTTTTGTAGCCGACGACACGTTCCAAGATCAAGGACCAGGCTCCatggagatatacaaattggACCTGCTTAGGGAGAAGTCCCTGTTAAGCTCCACGCCTCTGACGCGGTACCTGCTGAAGGGCAAAGGTAAGGCACCCAAAAAAACGAACGTCGCGTGGAAGACTAAGACGGACTTCAAGTCCACCAGTCCGAAGATGTTCCACAAGCAGTCTAACTCGTTCGACGATCTGAGCACCGAGGTGCCCCCGAACAGTGACCCCTTCAGCATAGGCGGAGTGCCCGAGTTGCAGGTGGGCTGCGAAGGGTTGGAGGCGTCGGACCACAAGATGAAGAGGTCTATAGAGTACCGGCAGAGGAACACGAGTCCCAGAGAAGTGATGGACGCGATGGCCGGAGTGACGCCCATATCCCTGGATCTGGACTACGACTTCTCCTCCATCGAGGAGGAGGAGATGGACGAACTGCTGAGGCTGAAGAAGCTGGAGACCACCACGAAAGGGATCAAACCCAACCGCGGGGACATGGAGGCGACTCGTTACTCGGACTTCGACGACAAAAGGCTCCCCGAGAAATTACCTGTCCGCGGCGACTTGGGCAAGTCGAACGCGAATTCGACCGGTGATCAGAAGACGGCCTCGGACTCCGATAAACCCAAACGAGAGGCCGAGAAGTCTGCCGACAGTTTGGTAACGGCTCATCAACGTCGCAGGATACTCTGGTTCGACGAGTCGAGCTCTGATGAGCAAGTTCGGAACGGAGGACGCCCGAAGCGCGCGATCTGGGGCTTCGGGGAGGACGAGGGCGTAGTGTCGAGCGACGAATTGCAAACGGAGAACCAGCGACGAAGACAGAACTACGAATGGAGGAGGAAGGAAGAGGAGAGGAGGCGGCTGGAAGAGGCGCAGAGACGAGACCACACCGAGAACCGAACTAATTCCGAGGTGGAAAGGATCAGGCAGGAGTACGAGAGAGCTCTCGAGGAAAGAGCGAGGCAGGAGGAAGAAAGACAGCGGCGACTTCGGCAAGAGTCGCGAAGACGTCCGCAAGAATTGGCCGATTCCCGAAGGTACGAGCCTCCTTCGTACGAAGAGGAGAGAAGACGGCACGAGGAAGCCGTGAGGAGACAAGAGGAAGCCAGGAGGCAACGGGAAGAACAGGACAGGCGGAACCTGGAGCAGAGAAGGAGGGAGTGGATGCAGAAGATGAGACAGGCGGAAGAGGAGAGGAGGAGGCAGCAGTCCAGAAACGAGCCCTCTAATTTATTGCATCCCATGCGGGCAACTCCGAACGAGTCCCGGCCGTACTACCCCGAGGGAAGATCCAGGGAGCACTCGGGACACGAGCAGAAGTTGAGGGAGTACATGCAACGCAATCGACCGATCAACCCCGCGGATCGGGAGGCAGAGCTTAGGCGGCAGGAAGAGGAACGCAGAAGAATGGAGGAGGAGCGTAAGCTGCAGGATTATATCCGTCGAAATCAGCCGGTGTCCGTGGACGAGAGCAGGGACCCCAGGAACCGAATGACAGGGCCGTATAATTGGTCCAGGTACCCAGGGCCAGATACCGGAAGAAGAAATCACGGCCCGTCGGCCCCGACGAATATCGATCCCCGCAGCTACGTGGACGAGAGATATAGGGCGGACGCCAGGAGGATGGAGGAGGAGAGGCAGCGAGAGCAGCTGAGGAAAGAAGCACTGAGACGCGAAGAAGAGGCGAGAAGGTTGCAGTCGAGGCGGTACGAGGAACAACGAAAGAGGCTCGAGGCGGAACGCAGGGAAGCGGACAGGAGAAGGCAGCCCCTGATAGAGGAGCACGCCAGAAGAAGTCAAGCTGGAAGGCAGGAGAATAGACCGACCTACGACGATCGCATACATTTCGAGGagcacagaggcagacaggacaCGAGTCTTATTCCAGCCAATTTGGTACTGAACCAGTCCAGGAGAGCCATGGAGATGGAGCGACAGCGACAGGAGCTGCAGAGACAGCAGCAGGAAAGATGGAGGCTCGAGGCGGAGAGGAGGAGGCAGGAGGACTCCAG AGCGAAGGAGGCGAGGGAACGCGAGGAGCGTGCCAGGGCCATGAAAGAGCAATGGAGGCGACAGGAAGAGGCCAGACTGAACGCACTTCCCGTCAGCgcgaaaataataattcaaccgGCAGTCGGAACTTACCCGAGAACTAACCTGACATCTAGAATCGGCTCGGGAATATCTTTCCCTGATCTG agacagagactgttgAGTCCCGACAGCCCCGGAATACCGGTGCCAAGTGCCCCAGCACCGACTCGGCGTCCCCCGATTTGTGCTTCGGCAGTCGTCCAATGTTGTCAAAGCAATAGCAAGCGCATGGTTTGGTGTTTCGAAGCGATGGGCTGTCCAGGTGTTAACTGGGACGTTAATCCATGTCGGATTTCCATTATCAACGCTGCCAAACAAGAAATCATGAAGTTCTACGAAGAGTCCGAAGGGAACAACTGA
- the LOC143266094 gene encoding uncharacterized protein LOC143266094 isoform X2 yields the protein MRMQPGVTVVLATVWLYANVVGTASLNSSRFSLDQYSPLAPHHELYQRVGGQLDWKDQSPVGNQPFDLPIDPRRSSSASPWQSFESKYLDKDPFLARTRGNSAADDFSPLVEDKRHRKEFTERKIDGTKDPDQPAGALSELEDPFVADDTFQDQGPGSMEIYKLDLLREKSLLSSTPLTRYLLKGKGKAPKKTNVAWKTKTDFKSTSPKMFHKQSNSFDDLSTEVPPNSDPFSIGGVPELQVGCEGLEASDHKMKRSIEYRQRNTSPREVMDAMAGVTPISLDLDYDFSSIEEEEMDELLRLKKLETTTKGIKPNRGDMEATRYSDFDDKRLPEKLPVRGDLGKSNANSTGDQKTASDSDKPKREAEKSADSLVTAHQRRRILWFDESSSDEQVRNGGRPKRAIWGFGEDEGVVSSDELQTENQRRRQNYEWRRKEEERRRLEEAQRRDHTENRTNSEVERIRQEYERALEERARQEEERQRRLRQESRRRPQELADSRRYEPPSYEEERRRHEEAVRRQEEARRQREEQDRRNLEQRRREWMQKMRQAEEERRRQQSRNEPSNLLHPMRATPNESRPYYPEGRSREHSGHEQKLREYMQRNRPINPADREAELRRQEEERRRMEEERKLQDYIRRNQPVSVDESRDPRNRMTGPYNWSRYPGPDTGRRNHGPSAPTNIDPRSYVDERYRADARRMEEERQREQLRKEALRREEEARRLQSRRYEEQRKRLEAERREADRRRQPLIEEHARRSQAGRQENRPTYDDRIHFEEHRGRQDTSLIPANLVLNQSRRAMEMERQRQELQRQQQERWRLEAERRRQEDSRAKEAREREERARAMKEQWRRQEEARLNALPVSAKIIIQPAVGTYPRTNLTSRIGSGISFPDLRQRLLSPDSPGIPVPSAPAPTRRPPICASAVVQCCQSNSKRMVWCFEAMGCPGVNWDVNPCRISIINAAKQEIMKFYEESEGNN from the exons GAGAATGCAGCCAGGGGTGACAGTGGTTCTGGCCACGGTCTGGCTCTACGCGAACGTGGTGGGGACAGCCAGCCTCAACTCCTCTCGCTTTTCCCTCGATCAATACTCCCCTTTAGCCCCGCACCATGAGCTTTACCAACGGGTTGGGGGCCAACTGGACTGGAAGGATCAGAGTCCTGTCGGGAATCAGCCGTTCGACCTTCCGATCGACCCGCGAAGGTCGAGCTCCG CATCCCCGTGGCAGTCCTTTGAGAGCAAGTACCTCGACAAGGATCCGTTTCTGGCGAGGACCAGGGGTAACAGCGCCGCCGACGATTTTTCACCTTTAGTCGAAGACAAGCGACATCGTAAAGAGTTCACGGAGCGGAAAATCGATGGCACAAAGGATCCAGATCAGCCAGCCGGAGCGCTGTCCGAATTGGAGGATCCTTTTGTAGCCGACGACACGTTCCAAGATCAAGGACCAGGCTCCatggagatatacaaattggACCTGCTTAGGGAGAAGTCCCTGTTAAGCTCCACGCCTCTGACGCGGTACCTGCTGAAGGGCAAAGGTAAGGCACCCAAAAAAACGAACGTCGCGTGGAAGACTAAGACGGACTTCAAGTCCACCAGTCCGAAGATGTTCCACAAGCAGTCTAACTCGTTCGACGATCTGAGCACCGAGGTGCCCCCGAACAGTGACCCCTTCAGCATAGGCGGAGTGCCCGAGTTGCAGGTGGGCTGCGAAGGGTTGGAGGCGTCGGACCACAAGATGAAGAGGTCTATAGAGTACCGGCAGAGGAACACGAGTCCCAGAGAAGTGATGGACGCGATGGCCGGAGTGACGCCCATATCCCTGGATCTGGACTACGACTTCTCCTCCATCGAGGAGGAGGAGATGGACGAACTGCTGAGGCTGAAGAAGCTGGAGACCACCACGAAAGGGATCAAACCCAACCGCGGGGACATGGAGGCGACTCGTTACTCGGACTTCGACGACAAAAGGCTCCCCGAGAAATTACCTGTCCGCGGCGACTTGGGCAAGTCGAACGCGAATTCGACCGGTGATCAGAAGACGGCCTCGGACTCCGATAAACCCAAACGAGAGGCCGAGAAGTCTGCCGACAGTTTGGTAACGGCTCATCAACGTCGCAGGATACTCTGGTTCGACGAGTCGAGCTCTGATGAGCAAGTTCGGAACGGAGGACGCCCGAAGCGCGCGATCTGGGGCTTCGGGGAGGACGAGGGCGTAGTGTCGAGCGACGAATTGCAAACGGAGAACCAGCGACGAAGACAGAACTACGAATGGAGGAGGAAGGAAGAGGAGAGGAGGCGGCTGGAAGAGGCGCAGAGACGAGACCACACCGAGAACCGAACTAATTCCGAGGTGGAAAGGATCAGGCAGGAGTACGAGAGAGCTCTCGAGGAAAGAGCGAGGCAGGAGGAAGAAAGACAGCGGCGACTTCGGCAAGAGTCGCGAAGACGTCCGCAAGAATTGGCCGATTCCCGAAGGTACGAGCCTCCTTCGTACGAAGAGGAGAGAAGACGGCACGAGGAAGCCGTGAGGAGACAAGAGGAAGCCAGGAGGCAACGGGAAGAACAGGACAGGCGGAACCTGGAGCAGAGAAGGAGGGAGTGGATGCAGAAGATGAGACAGGCGGAAGAGGAGAGGAGGAGGCAGCAGTCCAGAAACGAGCCCTCTAATTTATTGCATCCCATGCGGGCAACTCCGAACGAGTCCCGGCCGTACTACCCCGAGGGAAGATCCAGGGAGCACTCGGGACACGAGCAGAAGTTGAGGGAGTACATGCAACGCAATCGACCGATCAACCCCGCGGATCGGGAGGCAGAGCTTAGGCGGCAGGAAGAGGAACGCAGAAGAATGGAGGAGGAGCGTAAGCTGCAGGATTATATCCGTCGAAATCAGCCGGTGTCCGTGGACGAGAGCAGGGACCCCAGGAACCGAATGACAGGGCCGTATAATTGGTCCAGGTACCCAGGGCCAGATACCGGAAGAAGAAATCACGGCCCGTCGGCCCCGACGAATATCGATCCCCGCAGCTACGTGGACGAGAGATATAGGGCGGACGCCAGGAGGATGGAGGAGGAGAGGCAGCGAGAGCAGCTGAGGAAAGAAGCACTGAGACGCGAAGAAGAGGCGAGAAGGTTGCAGTCGAGGCGGTACGAGGAACAACGAAAGAGGCTCGAGGCGGAACGCAGGGAAGCGGACAGGAGAAGGCAGCCCCTGATAGAGGAGCACGCCAGAAGAAGTCAAGCTGGAAGGCAGGAGAATAGACCGACCTACGACGATCGCATACATTTCGAGGagcacagaggcagacaggacaCGAGTCTTATTCCAGCCAATTTGGTACTGAACCAGTCCAGGAGAGCCATGGAGATGGAGCGACAGCGACAGGAGCTGCAGAGACAGCAGCAGGAAAGATGGAGGCTCGAGGCGGAGAGGAGGAGGCAGGAGGACTCCAG AGCGAAGGAGGCGAGGGAACGCGAGGAGCGTGCCAGGGCCATGAAAGAGCAATGGAGGCGACAGGAAGAGGCCAGACTGAACGCACTTCCCGTCAGCgcgaaaataataattcaaccgGCAGTCGGAACTTACCCGAGAACTAACCTGACATCTAGAATCGGCTCGGGAATATCTTTCCCTGATCTG agacagagactgttgAGTCCCGACAGCCCCGGAATACCGGTGCCAAGTGCCCCAGCACCGACTCGGCGTCCCCCGATTTGTGCTTCGGCAGTCGTCCAATGTTGTCAAAGCAATAGCAAGCGCATGGTTTGGTGTTTCGAAGCGATGGGCTGTCCAGGTGTTAACTGGGACGTTAATCCATGTCGGATTTCCATTATCAACGCTGCCAAACAAGAAATCATGAAGTTCTACGAAGAGTCCGAAGGGAACAACTGA
- the LOC143266094 gene encoding uncharacterized protein LOC143266094 isoform X1 — protein MSEMTDELRMQPGVTVVLATVWLYANVVGTASLNSSRFSLDQYSPLAPHHELYQRVGGQLDWKDQSPVGNQPFDLPIDPRRSSSASPWQSFESKYLDKDPFLARTRGNSAADDFSPLVEDKRHRKEFTERKIDGTKDPDQPAGALSELEDPFVADDTFQDQGPGSMEIYKLDLLREKSLLSSTPLTRYLLKGKGKAPKKTNVAWKTKTDFKSTSPKMFHKQSNSFDDLSTEVPPNSDPFSIGGVPELQVGCEGLEASDHKMKRSIEYRQRNTSPREVMDAMAGVTPISLDLDYDFSSIEEEEMDELLRLKKLETTTKGIKPNRGDMEATRYSDFDDKRLPEKLPVRGDLGKSNANSTGDQKTASDSDKPKREAEKSADSLVTAHQRRRILWFDESSSDEQVRNGGRPKRAIWGFGEDEGVVSSDELQTENQRRRQNYEWRRKEEERRRLEEAQRRDHTENRTNSEVERIRQEYERALEERARQEEERQRRLRQESRRRPQELADSRRYEPPSYEEERRRHEEAVRRQEEARRQREEQDRRNLEQRRREWMQKMRQAEEERRRQQSRNEPSNLLHPMRATPNESRPYYPEGRSREHSGHEQKLREYMQRNRPINPADREAELRRQEEERRRMEEERKLQDYIRRNQPVSVDESRDPRNRMTGPYNWSRYPGPDTGRRNHGPSAPTNIDPRSYVDERYRADARRMEEERQREQLRKEALRREEEARRLQSRRYEEQRKRLEAERREADRRRQPLIEEHARRSQAGRQENRPTYDDRIHFEEHRGRQDTSLIPANLVLNQSRRAMEMERQRQELQRQQQERWRLEAERRRQEDSRAKEAREREERARAMKEQWRRQEEARLNALPVSAKIIIQPAVGTYPRTNLTSRIGSGISFPDLRQRLLSPDSPGIPVPSAPAPTRRPPICASAVVQCCQSNSKRMVWCFEAMGCPGVNWDVNPCRISIINAAKQEIMKFYEESEGNN, from the exons GAGAATGCAGCCAGGGGTGACAGTGGTTCTGGCCACGGTCTGGCTCTACGCGAACGTGGTGGGGACAGCCAGCCTCAACTCCTCTCGCTTTTCCCTCGATCAATACTCCCCTTTAGCCCCGCACCATGAGCTTTACCAACGGGTTGGGGGCCAACTGGACTGGAAGGATCAGAGTCCTGTCGGGAATCAGCCGTTCGACCTTCCGATCGACCCGCGAAGGTCGAGCTCCG CATCCCCGTGGCAGTCCTTTGAGAGCAAGTACCTCGACAAGGATCCGTTTCTGGCGAGGACCAGGGGTAACAGCGCCGCCGACGATTTTTCACCTTTAGTCGAAGACAAGCGACATCGTAAAGAGTTCACGGAGCGGAAAATCGATGGCACAAAGGATCCAGATCAGCCAGCCGGAGCGCTGTCCGAATTGGAGGATCCTTTTGTAGCCGACGACACGTTCCAAGATCAAGGACCAGGCTCCatggagatatacaaattggACCTGCTTAGGGAGAAGTCCCTGTTAAGCTCCACGCCTCTGACGCGGTACCTGCTGAAGGGCAAAGGTAAGGCACCCAAAAAAACGAACGTCGCGTGGAAGACTAAGACGGACTTCAAGTCCACCAGTCCGAAGATGTTCCACAAGCAGTCTAACTCGTTCGACGATCTGAGCACCGAGGTGCCCCCGAACAGTGACCCCTTCAGCATAGGCGGAGTGCCCGAGTTGCAGGTGGGCTGCGAAGGGTTGGAGGCGTCGGACCACAAGATGAAGAGGTCTATAGAGTACCGGCAGAGGAACACGAGTCCCAGAGAAGTGATGGACGCGATGGCCGGAGTGACGCCCATATCCCTGGATCTGGACTACGACTTCTCCTCCATCGAGGAGGAGGAGATGGACGAACTGCTGAGGCTGAAGAAGCTGGAGACCACCACGAAAGGGATCAAACCCAACCGCGGGGACATGGAGGCGACTCGTTACTCGGACTTCGACGACAAAAGGCTCCCCGAGAAATTACCTGTCCGCGGCGACTTGGGCAAGTCGAACGCGAATTCGACCGGTGATCAGAAGACGGCCTCGGACTCCGATAAACCCAAACGAGAGGCCGAGAAGTCTGCCGACAGTTTGGTAACGGCTCATCAACGTCGCAGGATACTCTGGTTCGACGAGTCGAGCTCTGATGAGCAAGTTCGGAACGGAGGACGCCCGAAGCGCGCGATCTGGGGCTTCGGGGAGGACGAGGGCGTAGTGTCGAGCGACGAATTGCAAACGGAGAACCAGCGACGAAGACAGAACTACGAATGGAGGAGGAAGGAAGAGGAGAGGAGGCGGCTGGAAGAGGCGCAGAGACGAGACCACACCGAGAACCGAACTAATTCCGAGGTGGAAAGGATCAGGCAGGAGTACGAGAGAGCTCTCGAGGAAAGAGCGAGGCAGGAGGAAGAAAGACAGCGGCGACTTCGGCAAGAGTCGCGAAGACGTCCGCAAGAATTGGCCGATTCCCGAAGGTACGAGCCTCCTTCGTACGAAGAGGAGAGAAGACGGCACGAGGAAGCCGTGAGGAGACAAGAGGAAGCCAGGAGGCAACGGGAAGAACAGGACAGGCGGAACCTGGAGCAGAGAAGGAGGGAGTGGATGCAGAAGATGAGACAGGCGGAAGAGGAGAGGAGGAGGCAGCAGTCCAGAAACGAGCCCTCTAATTTATTGCATCCCATGCGGGCAACTCCGAACGAGTCCCGGCCGTACTACCCCGAGGGAAGATCCAGGGAGCACTCGGGACACGAGCAGAAGTTGAGGGAGTACATGCAACGCAATCGACCGATCAACCCCGCGGATCGGGAGGCAGAGCTTAGGCGGCAGGAAGAGGAACGCAGAAGAATGGAGGAGGAGCGTAAGCTGCAGGATTATATCCGTCGAAATCAGCCGGTGTCCGTGGACGAGAGCAGGGACCCCAGGAACCGAATGACAGGGCCGTATAATTGGTCCAGGTACCCAGGGCCAGATACCGGAAGAAGAAATCACGGCCCGTCGGCCCCGACGAATATCGATCCCCGCAGCTACGTGGACGAGAGATATAGGGCGGACGCCAGGAGGATGGAGGAGGAGAGGCAGCGAGAGCAGCTGAGGAAAGAAGCACTGAGACGCGAAGAAGAGGCGAGAAGGTTGCAGTCGAGGCGGTACGAGGAACAACGAAAGAGGCTCGAGGCGGAACGCAGGGAAGCGGACAGGAGAAGGCAGCCCCTGATAGAGGAGCACGCCAGAAGAAGTCAAGCTGGAAGGCAGGAGAATAGACCGACCTACGACGATCGCATACATTTCGAGGagcacagaggcagacaggacaCGAGTCTTATTCCAGCCAATTTGGTACTGAACCAGTCCAGGAGAGCCATGGAGATGGAGCGACAGCGACAGGAGCTGCAGAGACAGCAGCAGGAAAGATGGAGGCTCGAGGCGGAGAGGAGGAGGCAGGAGGACTCCAG AGCGAAGGAGGCGAGGGAACGCGAGGAGCGTGCCAGGGCCATGAAAGAGCAATGGAGGCGACAGGAAGAGGCCAGACTGAACGCACTTCCCGTCAGCgcgaaaataataattcaaccgGCAGTCGGAACTTACCCGAGAACTAACCTGACATCTAGAATCGGCTCGGGAATATCTTTCCCTGATCTG agacagagactgttgAGTCCCGACAGCCCCGGAATACCGGTGCCAAGTGCCCCAGCACCGACTCGGCGTCCCCCGATTTGTGCTTCGGCAGTCGTCCAATGTTGTCAAAGCAATAGCAAGCGCATGGTTTGGTGTTTCGAAGCGATGGGCTGTCCAGGTGTTAACTGGGACGTTAATCCATGTCGGATTTCCATTATCAACGCTGCCAAACAAGAAATCATGAAGTTCTACGAAGAGTCCGAAGGGAACAACTGA